A segment of the Streptomyces sp. Tu 2975 genome:
CCTGGAAGCCGACCTGCGCTGGCTGGAACTGACCGCCGCGCGACTCGACCAGCTCGCCTCGGAGGTCCGGGCGTGATCCCCGCCGGTTCCCTGCTCGTCGCCGACGGCCTGCGCAAGACCTTCGGATCCACCACCGCCCTCGACGACGCCTCGTTCTCCGTCCATCCCGGCGAGGTCGTCGCCGTCATGGGACCGTCCGGTTCCGGTAAGTCGACCCTGCTGCACTGCCTCGCCGGCATCGTCCGGCCCGACGCCGGCTCCGTCACCTACGCGGGCCGTGAGATCACCGGCCTGTCGGACACGGAGCGCAGCGCGCTGCGCCGCTCGGACTTCGGGTTCGTGTTCCAGTTCGGCCAGCTGGTCCCGGAGTTGAGCTGCGTCGAGAACGTGGCGCTGCCACTGCGGCTCGGCGGCGTGAAGCGCAAGGAGGCCGAGCGCACGGCGCAGGAGTGGCTGGAGCGGCTCGAGGTCGGGGACACCGCCCGCAAGCGGCCCGGCGACATCTCCGGCGGGCAGGGGCAGCGGATCGCGGTGGCCCGCGCGCTGGTCGCCTCTCCCAAGGTGGTCTTCGCCGACGAACCCACGGGCGCCCTGGACACCCTCAACGGCGAGCGGGTGATGTCACTGCTCACCGACACGGCCCGCCTGCGGAACACGGCCGTCGTGCTCGTCACCCATGAGACGCGCGTCGCCGCCTATTCGGACCGGGAGATCGTCGTCCGTGACGGCAGGGCACGCGACCCCGAGCGGGTCGTATGAGCACGACCCGGCACGAGCCGCACCCCGCATCCGCCGCACCGGTCCTGCCGCACCCCGCGCAGCGTCCGCACCGCGGGCCGGCCGCACGGCTGCGGGACCTCGCCATGGGCATCCGCTTCGCGGTCTCCGGCGGCCGTGAGGGTTCGACCCGCACCGCGCTGACCGCCCTCGGCGTGGGGCTCGGGGTCGGGCTGCTGCTCATCGCCGCGTCCGTACCGCAGATGATGGACGCCCGGGACAGCCGTACCGCTGCCAGGACCGCCGTCGGACCGGGAATGGGCAGGCAGGTTCCGGTCTCCGCGACGAGCGTGGTCACGGCGCCCGCCGACACCGACTACCGCACGCAGACCGTCGGCGGCGAGATCCTGCGGCCGGACGGAGCGGCTCCGGCGCTCCCGCCGGGCCTCGACCGCGCCCCGGCGGCCGGCGAGATGTACGTCTCCCCCGCGCTCGCCGATCTGCTGGCCTCCCCCGAGGGAAGGCTGCTGAAGGAACGTCTGAACCACCGCACGGTGGGCCTGATCGGCGAAACCGGGCTTCTGGATCCGGGTGAACTGCGCTTCTACGCGGGCAGTTCCACCCTCACCACCGACACCGGCGGTGTGCGGGTCGACGGGTACGGCACACGGGGCGGCGGGGATCCGATGGCCCCCGTGCTCATCGTCGTCGTCGTCCTGGCGTGCGTGGTGCTGCTGGTACCGGTGACCGTCTTCATCGCGACCGCCGTCCGCTTCGGCGGTGAACAGCGCGACCGGCGGCTCGCCGCCCTGCGTCTGGTGGGTGCGGACGCCCGGACGACCCGCTGGATCGCGGCCGGAGAGGCGCTGTTCGGCGCCGTGCTCGGACTGGCCGTCGGTGCCGCGGCGTTCGCCGGGGGGCGGCTGATCGCCGGTTCCGTGCGGGTGTGGGACCTGAGCGCCTTCCCCTCCGACGTCGTACCGGTGCCCTGGCTCGGCGCGCTGATCCTTCTCGCCGTGCCGGTCGTGTCGGTGGTGGTGACGCTGCCGGCGATGCGCGCCGTGACGGTCGAGCCGCTGGGTGTCGTACGGCGGTCGGCGCCGCGCCGCGGCCGCTTGTGGTGGCGCCTGCTGATGCTGCCGGCAGGGCTGGCCGTGCTCCTGGCGACCGGCACCGTCGGCCAGGACCCGGAGGTCGTCGAACCGTGGCCGGTCGCCGCGGGGACGCTGCTGGTGCTGTTCTCGCTGACCGCGCTGCTGCCCTGGCTCGTCGACGCCGTCGTCCGGCGGCTCGGCCGCGGCCCGGTGGCGTGGCAGCTGGCCGTGCGCCGGCTCCAGCTGGGCAGCACCTCCGCGACCAGGGCGGTGGGCGGCATCACGGTCGCGGTGGCGGGAGCGACAGCGCTGCAGATGGTGTTCGCCGCGGTGCACGACGACTTCAACCGCGTGACCGGACAGGACTCCGAGCGGGCGCAGCTGACCGTCTCCGCCGAGTTCCCGAGCGGTGAACTGGCCGGCGAGATGATCACCGAGTTCCGTGCCACGGAAGGCGTGCGGGGCGTGATCGGCACGGTGGAGGCATACGTGGTGTCCCCGGAGCCCGTCGCCGAGGGGGACATCCGGCCGACGACCGCGCTGACGGTCGGCGACTGCCCCACCCTGCGGGAACTGGCGCGGATCCGCTCCTGCGCGGACGGCGACACGTTCGTCGTGCACAGCGCACGTGACGAGCCGGCGTCCGACTGGATCGACAGGACCGCCCGGAAGGGCAGGCCGGTGAACCTCAACAGCGACACCCCGTTCGACGGGTCCGCGCCGATGCTGTGGACCCTGCCGGAGCGGTCACCCACGGTGATGGCGCGCCCCGACCCGGTGGGTGAGGAGCACACCGGCATCTTCGCGACACCGGGCGCCGTGGACGTGTCGGCTCTCCCCGGCGCCTGGACCACGGCGCAGGTGCAGATCGACGAGAGCGTGCCGGACGCGAGGGAGTTCGTACGCAACGCCGCCGCACGGATCGACGCCCCGGTCCTGGTCCGGACCATCCACAAGATCGAACGGGACCGTCAGTACGAGAGTGTACGGACCGGGCTGCTGGCAGCCGCCACGGCGACGATGGGGCTGATCGCGGCGTCGATGGCGGTGGCCCAGATCGAACAGCTCAGGGAACGCAGGCGGCTGCTGGCGGTCCTGGTGGCCTTCGGCACCGGCCGCGCCACGCTGGCCTGGTCGGTGCTGTTGCAGACGGCCGTCCTGGTGGTGCTCGGTACGGCGATGGCGGTCGCGGCCGGCATCGGGCTGGGTACGGCGATGCTGCGGATTATCGGGAAGCCGGTCACGCACTGGGGACCGTTCCTCCCGGTCGCCGGCATGGGCGCGGGCCTGATCCTCGTGGTGACGCTGCTGAGCGTGCCGGTGCTCGTCCGGCTGATCCGCCCGGGGGGCCTCCGGACGGAGTGACGCCCGCCCGGTGCGGTCCGTCGTCTCAGGGCGCGACCCGCACCGGCAGTGCGGCCATCGCCTCCCGCAGCGCCTTCGCGAACTCCTCGAACTCGCCGCCCCGGGCGGCGCCCGACCGCATCGCCAGCGCGATCCGGCGTGACGGCGCGGGATCGGCGAACCAGCCGGTCTGGAGGCGGCCGGCGCGGCCGGTTTCCACATCGACGGCCGTCCGCGGCAGCAGCGTCACGCCGAGGCCGCCCGCGACCAGCTGGACGAGCGTGGCGAGTCCCGCGGCGGTCGTGGTCACGGGGGCGCCTTCGGTGCGGCCCGCCTCGCGGCAGATGTCGAGGGCCTGGTCCCGCAGGCAGTGGCCCTCGTCGAGGAGGAGCAGATGCAGCTCGCGCAGCGCCTCGCGCGGGATGTCCTGACGGCCGCCGAGCCAGTGGTCCTCGGGGGTGACCAGGACGAAGTCTTCGTCGAACAGAGGCAGTTCGGTGACTCCGGGCACCCCGAGCGGCACGGCCAGCAGCAGCAGGTCCAGCCGCCCCGCGCCGAGCCCCTCCAGCAAGGACGAGGTCTGCTCCTCATGGACCTGGAGATCGAGGTCCGGGTACCGCTCGTGGACCAGTTTCAGGACGGTCGGCAGCAGATACGGTGCGACCGTCGGGATCACGCCCAGCCGCAGTACGCCCGTGAACGGCGCCCGTACCGCTTCCGCCTCGTCCATGAGCGCGCCGACGGCTTCCAGCACGGCCCTGGCCCGGACCGCGAGCCTCTCCCCGGCCGGGGAGAGGAGCACCTTGCGCGTCGTACGCTCGAGGAGCTGGACACCGAGTGCCTCCTCGAGCGCCGAGACGGCACCGGACAGCGCGGGCTGGCTCATCCCGATTGCAGCCGCCGCGTCCCGGAAGTGAAGATGCTCCGCCACGGCCGCGAAGGCGCGCAGCTGTGCGAGGCTCGGCTGTTTGCCCCTGTTTGACATGACCACTGATAGGTACCTCCGATCGCGATGACCGAGTCTAGCTATTTCCGCGATCAATGCACTCTGTGCCACTATCAAGATCCGTCCAACCCCACCGGATGCCCCCAAAAGGGAATTCCTGTTTGCAAGGAGAGCGCGTGCTCACTGTCGGTGACCAGTTCCCCACGTTCGAGCTGACTGCCTGCGTCTCGCTGGAGAGCGGCGAGGAGTTCGAGCAGATCAACCACAAGTCCTACGAGGGCAAGTGGAAGGTCGTGTTCGCGTGGCCCAAGGACTTCACCTTCGTCTGCCCGACCGAGATCGCCGCGTTCGGCAAGCTGAACGACGAGTTCGCCGACCGTGACGCCCAGATCCTCGGCTTCTCCGGCGACTCCGAGTTCGTCCACCACGCCTGGCGCAAGGACCACGCCGACCTGCGTGACCTGCCCTTCCCGATGATGGCCGACTCGAAGCACGAGCTCATGCGCGACCTGGGCATCGAGGGCGAGGACGGCTTCGCGCAGCGCGCCGTCTTCATCGTCGACCCGAACAACGAGATCCAGTTCACCATGGTGACCGCCGGGTCCGTCGGCCGTAACCCCAAGGAGGTCCTGCGGGTGCTGGACGCCCTGCAGACCGACGAGCTGTGCCCGTGCAACTGGACCAAGGGCGAGAACACCCTCGACCCCGTCGCGCTGCTGTCGGGCGAGTGATGCCACATGGCTCTCGATGAACTGAAGGCCGCCGTACCGGACTACGCCAAGGACCTGAGGCTGAACCTCGGCTCGGTCATCGGCAACAGCGAGCTTCCCCAGCAGCAGCTGTGGGGCACCGTCCTGGCCTGCGCGATCGCCTCGCGTTCGCCGCGGGTGCTGCGTGAGCTGGAGCCGGAGGCGAAGGCCAACCTCAAGCCCGAGGCGTACGCCGCCGCCAAGTCGGCCGCCGCGATCATGGCGATGAACAACGTCTTCTACCGGACCCGGCACCTGCTGTCGGACCCGGAGTACGGGACGCTCCGCGCCGGTCTGCGGATGAACGTCATCGGCAACCCCGGTGTGGAGAAGGTCGACTTCGAACTGTGGTCGCTCGCCGTCTCCGCCATCAACGGCTGCGGCCAGTGCCTCGACTCCCACGAGCAGGTGCTGCGCAAGGCCGGAGTGGACCGTGAGACGGTCCAGGAGGCCGTCAAGATCGCCGCGGTGATCCAGGCCGTGGGTACGACGCTGGACGCAGAGGCCGTCATGTCCGAGTAGTCCTCGCGCACACGCAGAAGGGCCCCGCCCGACCGTTTCCGGTCGGGCGGGGCCCTTCTGCGTGCCGTCAGCTCTTCAGCCTGGCCAGCAGGGCCCTCATGTCCTCGACCAGCATCGGCTCGAAGTCGCTCACGTCGGTGAGCGGCTCGCCGGTCTCCGCGTCCCAGTCGCTGGTCGTCGACAGGGAGACCACCGCCTGGCCGTCCAGCACTTCCAGAGTGACGCCGCCGCTGTCCCGGACGACGAAGGCCAGTTCACCGAGACCGTCGACACGCCGCAGTGCCGTCGTTCCGTCGGCACCGGTCGCGTCGTCGACGGCCGCGTCGTCGACGGCCGTGTCCTCGACGGCCGTGTGCCGGGCGGCCATCATCCCCTCGAACTCGGGGCCGGGGTCCGTCTTCTTGTGCAGGGTGTAGCCCACGGAGACGCTCGGCAGCGAGCCCAGCTCGTTC
Coding sequences within it:
- a CDS encoding peroxiredoxin is translated as MLTVGDQFPTFELTACVSLESGEEFEQINHKSYEGKWKVVFAWPKDFTFVCPTEIAAFGKLNDEFADRDAQILGFSGDSEFVHHAWRKDHADLRDLPFPMMADSKHELMRDLGIEGEDGFAQRAVFIVDPNNEIQFTMVTAGSVGRNPKEVLRVLDALQTDELCPCNWTKGENTLDPVALLSGE
- a CDS encoding alkyl hydroperoxide reductase, yielding MALDELKAAVPDYAKDLRLNLGSVIGNSELPQQQLWGTVLACAIASRSPRVLRELEPEAKANLKPEAYAAAKSAAAIMAMNNVFYRTRHLLSDPEYGTLRAGLRMNVIGNPGVEKVDFELWSLAVSAINGCGQCLDSHEQVLRKAGVDRETVQEAVKIAAVIQAVGTTLDAEAVMSE
- a CDS encoding ABC transporter permease — its product is MSTTRHEPHPASAAPVLPHPAQRPHRGPAARLRDLAMGIRFAVSGGREGSTRTALTALGVGLGVGLLLIAASVPQMMDARDSRTAARTAVGPGMGRQVPVSATSVVTAPADTDYRTQTVGGEILRPDGAAPALPPGLDRAPAAGEMYVSPALADLLASPEGRLLKERLNHRTVGLIGETGLLDPGELRFYAGSSTLTTDTGGVRVDGYGTRGGGDPMAPVLIVVVVLACVVLLVPVTVFIATAVRFGGEQRDRRLAALRLVGADARTTRWIAAGEALFGAVLGLAVGAAAFAGGRLIAGSVRVWDLSAFPSDVVPVPWLGALILLAVPVVSVVVTLPAMRAVTVEPLGVVRRSAPRRGRLWWRLLMLPAGLAVLLATGTVGQDPEVVEPWPVAAGTLLVLFSLTALLPWLVDAVVRRLGRGPVAWQLAVRRLQLGSTSATRAVGGITVAVAGATALQMVFAAVHDDFNRVTGQDSERAQLTVSAEFPSGELAGEMITEFRATEGVRGVIGTVEAYVVSPEPVAEGDIRPTTALTVGDCPTLRELARIRSCADGDTFVVHSARDEPASDWIDRTARKGRPVNLNSDTPFDGSAPMLWTLPERSPTVMARPDPVGEEHTGIFATPGAVDVSALPGAWTTAQVQIDESVPDAREFVRNAAARIDAPVLVRTIHKIERDRQYESVRTGLLAAATATMGLIAASMAVAQIEQLRERRRLLAVLVAFGTGRATLAWSVLLQTAVLVVLGTAMAVAAGIGLGTAMLRIIGKPVTHWGPFLPVAGMGAGLILVVTLLSVPVLVRLIRPGGLRTE
- a CDS encoding ABC transporter ATP-binding protein; translation: MIPAGSLLVADGLRKTFGSTTALDDASFSVHPGEVVAVMGPSGSGKSTLLHCLAGIVRPDAGSVTYAGREITGLSDTERSALRRSDFGFVFQFGQLVPELSCVENVALPLRLGGVKRKEAERTAQEWLERLEVGDTARKRPGDISGGQGQRIAVARALVASPKVVFADEPTGALDTLNGERVMSLLTDTARLRNTAVVLVTHETRVAAYSDREIVVRDGRARDPERVV
- a CDS encoding LysR substrate-binding domain-containing protein, which produces MSNRGKQPSLAQLRAFAAVAEHLHFRDAAAAIGMSQPALSGAVSALEEALGVQLLERTTRKVLLSPAGERLAVRARAVLEAVGALMDEAEAVRAPFTGVLRLGVIPTVAPYLLPTVLKLVHERYPDLDLQVHEEQTSSLLEGLGAGRLDLLLLAVPLGVPGVTELPLFDEDFVLVTPEDHWLGGRQDIPREALRELHLLLLDEGHCLRDQALDICREAGRTEGAPVTTTAAGLATLVQLVAGGLGVTLLPRTAVDVETGRAGRLQTGWFADPAPSRRIALAMRSGAARGGEFEEFAKALREAMAALPVRVAP